Proteins from one Cicer arietinum cultivar CDC Frontier isolate Library 1 chromosome 3, Cicar.CDCFrontier_v2.0, whole genome shotgun sequence genomic window:
- the LOC101499140 gene encoding uncharacterized protein → MGCTYSVYRKKKSTIHEVVVLTPSIRIPVQSDLQRVLKGFIPSDLADKLSSLRNQILLVAQDTDGSAIAELRRALNEYLSVLIGLTKKEYGLEGLIEFKWKNLEDGRQDSCIPNVWFEVLSSVHFMAMLTLSEADSLMIPKDHSGSGFRTVSSDNKREAIDLLLKASGYLEFCVRQILTQIPAETKKILPHDLQEGVLEAIAIQALGQGTEIQLGLAVESQKATLSVKRRLACEQLIYFSQAYHCLSGCDFNQGHGKKHLRFIKWKFLEAKAAAYYYHGLILDKGSEPSGHIVAVSCFLAAEELLAESKKACLSFSLAAPVTRAPPLWGVMKLLSQKIPEVASRKYQMHGYLLEQEKGLEALPDLPEFQLSLCPDDYELPEIDPAWDSKNWESLGQPLKEHLRDSDDENSTDRCT, encoded by the exons ATGGGGTGCACTTACTCTGTGTATAGGAAGAAGAAATCAACCATTCATGAAGTGGTGGTTTTAACTCCATCAATAAGAATTCCAGTGCAATCTGATCTTCAAAGAGTGCTTAAAGGATTTATTCCAAGTGATCTTGCTGATAAATTGTCTTCTCTTAGAAACCAGATTTTGTTGGTAGCACAAGATACTG ATGGATCAGCTATAGCTGAATTACGGCGAGCTTTGAATGAATACTTGTCTGTTCTCATTGGACTTACTAAGAAAG AGTATGGTCTTGAGGGATTAATAGAATTCAAGTGGAAGAATCTTGAAGATGGAAGACAA GATAGTTGCATACCAAATGTGTGGTTTGAGGTGTTATCTTCTGTTCACTTTATGGCTATGTTGACACTATCTGAGGCTGATTCTTTGATGATTCCAAAGGACCACTCAGGCTCTGGATTCAGGACTGTATCTTCAG ATAACAAGAGGGAAGCAATTGATTTGTTACTCAAAGCATCAGGATACCTGGAATTCTGTGTTAGGCAAATTCTTACTCAGATACCAGCTGAAACCAA GAAAATTTTGCCACATGACTTGCAGGAGGGTGTATTGGAGGCTATAGCTATTCAAGCATTAGGCCAG GGAACTGAGATTCAGCTTGGTCTTGCTGTGGAGAGTCAGAAGGCAACTTTGTCTGTGAAGAGGAGATTGGCATGTGAACAGCTGATTTACTTCAGCCag GCTTATCACTGCTTATCAGGATGTGACTTCAACCAAGGGCATGGAAAGAAGCATCTCAGGTTCATTAAATGGAAGTTCCTTGAAGCCAAG GCTGCAGCTTACTACTACCATGGTCTGATCCTCGACAAGGGTAGCGAACCGAGCGGTCACATTGTCGCAGTGTCTTGTTTTCTTGCTGCAGAAGAACTTCTGGCAGAAAGCAAGAAGGCCTGCTTGAGCTTTAGTCTTGCAGCTCCAGTGACCAG GGCTCCTCCACTCTGGGGTGTTATGAAACTTCTAAGTCAGAAAATTCCCGAAGTTGCATCAAGGAAGTACCAAATGCATGGATACCTTTTGGAGCAAGAAAA GGGTCTCGAAGCGTTGCCAGACCTACCTGAGTTTCAATTATCATTATGTCCAGATGACTATGAACTGCCTGAAATTGATCCAGCTTGGGATAGTAAAAACTGGGAAAGTTTAGGACAACCATTGAAAGAGCATCTTAGAGATAGTGATGATGAGAATTCAACTGATAGATGCACTtaa
- the LOC101499460 gene encoding CASP-like protein 1F2, translating to MADAKDSFMMEPKSSSTTTSSSQKNHRTFLMVQNILRILVIVLTAAAIVVTVTNNQTVMLFSIAFEAHFYYMSSFKFFVAANGVVCFVSLLTLLINLLMKQQTPRRKEYYFFLFLFDLVMTVLLIAGCAAATAVGYVGQFGEEHAGWVPICDHVRKFCNTNLVSLLLSYLAFFANLGLTILIAYKCTT from the exons ATGGCCGATGCTAAAGATTCCTTCATGATGGAACCCAAATCTTCATCCACAACAACCTCATCCTCACAAAAAAATCACAGGACTTTCTTGATGGTTCAAAACATCCTCAGAATCTTAGTCATTGTTCTAACCGCAGCAGCAATTGTTGTCACAGTCACCAACAACCAAACCGTTATGCTGTTCTCTATTGCGTTCGAAGCTCACTTTTATTACATGTCATCTTTCAA attttttgttgctgcaaatGGTGTGGTCTGTTTCGTGTCTTTGCTGACACTGTTAATCAACCTTCTGATGAAGCAACAAACACCACGACGAAAAGAATACTATTTCTTcctatttttgtttgatttg GTGATGACGGTGTTGCTGATAGCTGGATGTGCAGCAGCCACAGCCGTTGGATACGTGGGACAGTTTGGTGAGGAACACGCAGGGTGGGTCCCAATATGTGACCATGTGCGAAAGTTCTGCAATACAAATTTGGTTTCACTTTTGCTTTCTTATTTGGCATTCTTTGCCAATTTGGGACTCACAATTTTAATAGCCTACAAGTGTACAACATAA
- the LOC140919840 gene encoding uncharacterized protein, which produces MLFFLTTKKLANVLNDEIPVVPETDSQIEKDKKAVELTQWEHNDYLCKNYILNGLPDDLYVYYCSDNNTSKQVWDALKKKYDTEEAEVKKYVVSHYLKYQMTNDRSMEAQSHEIQKIAHEIISEGMSLDEQVQIAVVIDKLPPAWKDGCQIDIGASRHICYKRAMFKTYTTAEDKKMLLGDSHTTNIVDIGDAKLIFTFRKTLILNDVMHTLEIRKNLVSEFLLNKAEFTQTIGAIGAYLYTISKNGIFVGK; this is translated from the exons ATGTTATTTTTTCTAACCACGAAAAAGCTTGCCAACGTTCTGAATGATGAAATTCCTGTTGTTCCAGAAACAGATAGCCAAATAGAAAAGGATAAGAAAGCTGTTGAATTAACCCAATGGGAACataatgattacttatgtaagaattatattcttaatggacttCCTGATGATTTGTATGTTTATTACTGTTCCGACAACAATACTTCTAAACAGGTTTGGGATGCTCttaagaagaaatatgatactgAGGAAGCTGAAGTCAAAAAGTATGTTGTTAGCCACTACCTCAAATATCAAATGACAAATGACAGATCAATGGAAGCTCAGTCTcatgaaatccagaaaattGCTCACGAGATTATCTCTGAAGGTATGTCCCTAGATGAACAGGTTCAAATTGCTGTTGTTATTGACAAACTGCCCCCTGCTTGGAAAG atggatgTCAGATAGACATTGGCGCCTCACGCCATATCTGTTATAAAcgtgctatgtttaaaacatacactaCTGCTGAAGATAAGAAAATGTTGTTGGGAGATTCTCACACCactaatattgttgatattggAGATGCTAAACTAATATTCACCTTTAGAAAGACCTTAATTCTGAATGATGTCATGCACACTCTAGAAATAAGGAAGAATTTGGTTTCTGAgtttcttctcaataaggcAGAGTTTACTCAGACTATAGGGGCTATAGGGGCATATTTGTACACaatttctaaaaatggtatttttgttgGAAAATGA